One genomic region from Anabaena sp. PCC 7108 encodes:
- a CDS encoding DUF6671 family protein, translating into MTKQLFNNRVAVLATMHHKEKVIAPILQQELGIKVIVPDNFNTDVFGTFTRDIKRPGTQIAAAKLKADKAIEITGETLAIASEGSFAPHPSFPYIYANREIIVFLDQENDLEIIGEVFSTETNFNHQVVNSLEEAEEFALKVGFPEHGLVISFEKRDCKTSEIIKGITTEDKLRESVNLALVNSASGSFYIETDMRALYNPQRMKNIEKATQDLLNKINSCCPKCSTPGFAITESIKGLPCASCYQPTVQIYAVVYQCQKCNFIEQKLFPDGINSADPSLCNYCNP; encoded by the coding sequence ATGACGAAGCAATTATTTAATAATCGTGTGGCTGTATTAGCAACAATGCACCATAAAGAAAAAGTAATTGCACCTATTTTACAGCAGGAATTAGGGATTAAGGTGATTGTCCCAGACAATTTCAATACTGATGTTTTTGGTACTTTTACCAGAGATATCAAACGCCCAGGAACGCAAATTGCTGCGGCTAAGTTAAAAGCTGATAAAGCTATTGAAATCACAGGGGAAACTTTGGCTATAGCTAGTGAAGGTAGTTTTGCACCTCATCCTAGTTTTCCTTATATTTATGCTAACAGAGAAATTATTGTTTTTTTAGATCAAGAGAATGATTTAGAAATTATTGGGGAGGTATTTTCAACGGAAACTAATTTTAATCATCAGGTTGTCAACTCTCTAGAAGAAGCAGAAGAATTTGCACTCAAGGTTGGTTTTCCTGAACATGGTTTAGTAATTAGTTTTGAAAAAAGAGATTGCAAAACTTCGGAAATTATTAAGGGTATTACTACTGAGGATAAATTGAGAGAGTCTGTAAATTTGGCTTTGGTTAATTCAGCTAGTGGAAGTTTTTATATAGAAACAGATATGAGGGCGCTATATAATCCTCAGCGGATGAAAAATATAGAAAAAGCTACTCAAGATTTACTAAATAAAATTAATAGCTGCTGTCCAAAATGTTCTACACCTGGATTTGCTATAACTGAATCTATCAAAGGATTGCCTTGTGCGAGTTGTTATCAACCTACTGTCCAGATTTATGCGGTAGTTTATCAATGCCAAAAGTGTAATTTTATAGAACAAAAGTTATTTCCTGATGGGATAAATTCTGCTGACCCTAGTTTATGTAACTATTGTAATCCTTAG
- a CDS encoding CsbD family protein, with translation MSLEERAKATAKNIEGKGQEAIGNITGDPKDKAEGQAKQAESEVKHAVEDMKDTVKKNID, from the coding sequence ATGAGCTTAGAAGAACGGGCAAAAGCCACAGCTAAGAATATAGAAGGTAAAGGTCAAGAAGCGATAGGAAACATAACTGGCGATCCAAAGGATAAAGCTGAAGGTCAAGCCAAACAGGCAGAAAGTGAAGTTAAACACGCTGTCGAAGATATGAAAGACACTGTCAAGAAAAACATTGATTAG
- the hemJ gene encoding protoporphyrinogen oxidase HemJ, with protein MAYSWFKAFHIIGFVVWFAGLFYLVRLFIYHVEANQEPEPAKTILKNQYQIMEKRLYDIITTPGMFVTVAMAIGILSTNPDLLKEPWLHFKLGFVAILIGYHHYCGRLIKQLAADECKWSGQHLRALNEAPTLLLVVIVMLAIFKNNLPTDITAWLIFGLVVFMAASIQLYAKIRRRNKEKLMAELSQVNQVPQGQN; from the coding sequence ATGGCTTATTCATGGTTTAAAGCGTTTCACATTATTGGCTTTGTGGTTTGGTTTGCGGGTTTATTCTATCTGGTCAGACTTTTTATTTACCACGTTGAAGCCAACCAGGAACCAGAACCAGCAAAAACGATACTGAAAAATCAGTATCAAATTATGGAAAAGCGTCTTTACGATATCATTACTACTCCAGGGATGTTTGTAACGGTAGCAATGGCTATTGGTATCCTTTCGACTAATCCAGATTTGTTAAAAGAACCCTGGTTACATTTTAAATTAGGGTTTGTTGCTATTTTAATTGGCTATCATCATTATTGTGGTAGGTTGATCAAGCAATTAGCAGCAGATGAATGTAAGTGGAGTGGTCAACATTTACGGGCTTTAAATGAAGCACCAACTCTTTTGTTAGTGGTGATTGTGATGTTGGCTATATTCAAGAATAATTTGCCTACAGATATTACTGCTTGGTTAATTTTTGGTTTAGTGGTTTTCATGGCTGCAAGTATTCAGCTTTACGCTAAAATCCGCAGACGTAATAAGGAAAAGTTGATGGCTGAACTCAGTCAAGTTAATCAAGTTCCTCAAGGGCAAAATTAA
- a CDS encoding pitrilysin family protein: MKLRSYMFLGLFISLFLSILPFSGNVTNAATPAVLSFTQNVQKTVLDNGLTVLTKEVHTAPVVSVQVWYQVGSRNEGTGENGISHQLEHLMFKGTTDRPVQFGRLFSALGSQFNAFTSFDETAYFGTVQRDKLEALLTLESDRMKNALIGSEQLTSEKRVVISELQGYENSPGYRLDREVRKAAFPNRAYGLPVGGTKADVEKFTVEQVRNYYQTYYSPNNATLVVTGDFSTEPTLKTIKATFGKLTKGKKTALKVSPAVTAVSTAKKAPIVLKQPGSAALLQAIYPLPDIKHPDVAAIDVMDAILTGGRSSRLYQAVIETGLASSVSGSAAELIEPGWYEISAIAAPGKKLSNIADNIQQSLTKLQQELVSSEELNRAKTQLQTGLILNNQDITSQASQLAYNQIIAGDYNYTEKYLSAIAQVTPQDVQRVAKTYLNPAKQTIGFFEPTQANGEPGTSSGGSGRTVENFSPGQPVDPAELAKYLPPTTSATNSNQQSLPEQFTLANGLKVLLLQDRSLPTINIRGKINAGNEFDSIQKAGLANLTATNLMNGTKTQDALTLAQTLENKGTELGFSASREGVSISGQGLSTSLPILMQTIADVVQNANFPADQLELSRQRELTSLKVQLDDPRGLGRRVFQQAIYPINHPFHSFPTIESLQSITREDVVNFYQQHYRPDATTLTLVGDFEPNQVKSLLNKAFGQWTAKGEPPVLNLPTVTLPIDLQQLNSVIPGKTESVTYLGYNGISRQDPRFYAALILNQILGGDTLSSRLGTEVRDRLGLTYGIYSGFAAGMNPGPFVISMQTAPQDTQKAISSTIALLKQFREQGITEAEFKTAKRSLINSYPVELASPSQVASIILENAILGLSASEIREFPQHIQAVTMTQVQKAIAELIKPENLIIVTAGPDNTITKGN; encoded by the coding sequence ATGAAGCTGCGCTCATATATGTTTTTAGGTTTGTTTATCAGCCTGTTCTTGAGTATTTTGCCTTTCTCCGGTAATGTCACTAATGCTGCTACACCAGCAGTACTCTCATTTACGCAAAATGTGCAGAAAACGGTGTTAGACAATGGCTTAACAGTACTCACCAAAGAAGTGCATACTGCACCAGTGGTAAGTGTGCAGGTTTGGTATCAGGTTGGTTCTCGCAATGAGGGAACTGGAGAAAATGGTATTTCTCACCAACTGGAACATTTAATGTTTAAGGGTACTACCGACCGTCCGGTGCAATTTGGCAGGTTATTTAGTGCTTTGGGTAGCCAGTTTAATGCTTTTACTAGTTTTGATGAAACTGCTTATTTTGGTACAGTGCAGCGAGATAAATTAGAAGCATTGTTGACTCTGGAAAGCGATCGCATGAAAAATGCTTTAATAGGCTCAGAGCAACTCACCAGTGAAAAGCGTGTAGTCATTTCTGAGTTACAAGGATATGAAAACTCACCAGGTTATCGTTTAGATAGAGAAGTCAGAAAAGCTGCTTTTCCTAACCGTGCTTACGGTTTACCTGTAGGAGGGACAAAAGCCGATGTAGAGAAATTCACGGTTGAGCAAGTACGCAATTATTACCAAACTTACTACAGTCCTAATAATGCAACTTTAGTAGTGACTGGAGATTTTAGCACCGAACCAACTCTAAAAACTATCAAAGCCACTTTTGGAAAACTCACAAAAGGGAAAAAAACAGCTTTGAAAGTTTCTCCGGCTGTAACTGCAGTGAGTACTGCAAAAAAAGCGCCAATTGTTCTCAAACAACCGGGAAGCGCAGCATTACTACAAGCTATCTATCCTCTACCAGATATCAAACATCCTGATGTTGCTGCAATTGATGTTATGGATGCTATTCTTACGGGTGGACGTAGTTCCCGTCTGTATCAAGCCGTTATAGAAACTGGATTAGCCAGTTCAGTCAGTGGTAGCGCTGCGGAACTTATAGAACCGGGTTGGTATGAAATTAGCGCCATAGCTGCACCAGGTAAGAAATTAAGCAATATTGCGGATAATATTCAGCAATCTTTGACAAAATTACAACAGGAACTTGTTAGTTCAGAAGAATTAAATCGAGCGAAAACGCAATTACAAACTGGGTTAATCTTGAATAACCAGGATATTACCAGTCAAGCTAGTCAATTGGCATATAACCAAATCATTGCTGGAGACTATAATTATACTGAAAAGTATTTGAGTGCGATCGCTCAAGTTACGCCCCAAGATGTCCAACGAGTAGCCAAAACTTACCTCAACCCCGCAAAACAAACTATCGGTTTTTTTGAACCAACTCAAGCAAACGGTGAACCAGGAACTTCTAGTGGTGGTTCTGGTCGGACGGTTGAAAATTTCAGTCCTGGTCAACCTGTAGACCCCGCAGAATTAGCAAAATATTTACCACCAACAACATCAGCTACCAATTCTAATCAACAATCTTTACCAGAACAGTTTACCTTAGCCAATGGCTTAAAAGTACTGCTTTTACAAGACCGTAGCCTTCCCACCATTAATATCAGGGGAAAAATTAACGCTGGTAATGAGTTTGATAGTATTCAAAAAGCAGGTTTAGCAAATTTGACTGCTACCAACTTAATGAATGGTACTAAAACTCAAGATGCTTTAACTTTAGCGCAGACTTTAGAAAACAAAGGGACTGAATTAGGTTTTAGTGCTAGTCGTGAAGGTGTGAGTATCAGCGGACAAGGATTATCGACCAGCTTACCAATACTGATGCAAACCATAGCAGATGTAGTGCAGAACGCCAACTTCCCTGCTGACCAATTAGAACTCAGTCGTCAACGAGAATTAACCAGTCTTAAAGTACAGCTAGACGACCCCAGAGGACTGGGAAGAAGAGTATTTCAACAAGCAATTTACCCCATAAATCATCCTTTCCACAGCTTCCCCACCATTGAGAGTTTACAAAGTATTACTCGTGAAGATGTGGTGAATTTCTATCAACAACACTATCGACCGGATGCTACAACACTTACCTTAGTTGGTGATTTTGAACCAAACCAAGTTAAATCCTTGTTAAATAAAGCTTTCGGTCAATGGACAGCGAAGGGTGAACCTCCTGTACTCAACCTACCAACTGTAACATTACCAATAGACTTACAACAATTAAATTCAGTAATTCCTGGTAAAACAGAGTCTGTTACTTATCTAGGATACAACGGCATTTCTCGCCAAGATCCACGTTTTTATGCTGCACTAATCCTTAATCAGATTTTGGGTGGTGATACCTTATCAAGTCGGTTAGGAACAGAAGTGCGCGATCGCTTGGGTTTGACTTATGGTATTTATAGTGGCTTTGCTGCGGGTATGAATCCTGGTCCATTCGTGATTTCCATGCAGACAGCACCCCAAGACACTCAAAAAGCGATTTCTAGCACCATAGCTTTACTAAAACAATTTCGGGAACAAGGTATAACCGAAGCCGAATTTAAGACAGCGAAACGTTCTCTTATCAACAGTTACCCTGTGGAGTTAGCTAGTCCTAGTCAAGTAGCCAGCATCATTTTGGAAAATGCCATTTTGGGATTATCCGCCTCAGAAATCCGCGAATTTCCCCAGCATATTCAAGCAGTAACGATGACTCAAGTACAAAAAGCAATTGCAGAATTAATTAAACCAGAAAATCTGATCATTGTCACTGCTGGCCCCGACAATACTATCACCAAAGGTAATTAG
- the rpe gene encoding ribulose-phosphate 3-epimerase has product MTQNPSQKPIVIAPSILSADFSRLGDDIRAVDKAGADWIHVDVMDGRFVPNITIGPLIVEAIRPVTTKPLDVHLMIVEPEKYVEGFAKAGADIISVHAEHNASPHLHRTLGQIRELGKKAGVVLNPGTPLELIEYVLELCDLVLIMSVNPGFGGQSFIPSVVPKIRKLRQMCDERGLDPWIEVDGGLKANNTWQVLEAGANAIVAGSAVFNAPDYAEAITNIRNSKRPSPELAAV; this is encoded by the coding sequence ATGACCCAAAACCCATCTCAAAAGCCTATAGTTATCGCTCCATCTATCCTATCAGCCGATTTTAGTCGGTTAGGTGACGACATTCGCGCCGTAGACAAAGCTGGAGCAGATTGGATTCACGTTGATGTAATGGACGGTCGTTTTGTACCTAATATTACGATAGGTCCCCTGATTGTGGAGGCGATTCGTCCAGTTACAACCAAACCCCTGGATGTCCACTTGATGATTGTGGAACCAGAAAAGTATGTAGAAGGTTTTGCTAAGGCTGGTGCTGATATTATTTCCGTACACGCTGAACACAACGCTTCCCCTCACTTACACCGCACCCTCGGACAAATCAGAGAACTCGGTAAGAAAGCTGGAGTTGTACTTAATCCGGGTACACCTTTGGAGTTAATTGAATATGTCCTAGAATTGTGCGATTTAGTGCTAATTATGAGCGTTAACCCCGGTTTTGGTGGTCAAAGCTTTATTCCTAGCGTAGTTCCTAAAATTCGCAAGTTGCGTCAAATGTGCGATGAACGCGGTTTAGATCCTTGGATTGAAGTTGACGGCGGACTAAAAGCTAATAATACTTGGCAAGTTTTGGAAGCTGGCGCTAATGCTATTGTAGCGGGTTCGGCTGTTTTCAATGCTCCTGATTATGCTGAGGCTATTACCAATATCCGTAACAGCAAGCGTCCTAGTCCAGAATTAGCTGCTGTTTAA